A section of the Enterococcus montenegrensis genome encodes:
- a CDS encoding VanZ family protein: MDNYTILDYLWEILFVNPLALIGVILITAYILPFKLSWRRKIAILLPALLLFYYLQIGLTHIFGITTVGQLQRMLRLGEGVFHPRWEWRLLAEGLSSGFIANIMVFMPIGFLLPFISRSFQKVYKTVFLGAVISLAIEISQIFTLYRATDINDLLANTIGTLIGWCCFKLVAKIFKLQATVEAQTRFLPVIVVVIAFLNVFLNV; encoded by the coding sequence ATGGATAACTACACAATTCTTGATTATTTATGGGAAATTCTTTTTGTAAATCCCTTAGCTTTAATCGGCGTTATTTTGATTACAGCTTATATTTTGCCGTTTAAATTGTCTTGGCGGCGAAAAATTGCGATTTTGCTTCCGGCACTATTGCTGTTTTACTATTTGCAAATCGGCTTAACGCATATTTTTGGCATTACCACAGTGGGGCAATTGCAGCGCATGCTGCGATTAGGTGAAGGTGTTTTTCATCCCAGGTGGGAATGGCGTCTGCTAGCAGAAGGGCTATCTAGTGGTTTTATCGCAAATATTATGGTCTTTATGCCAATTGGTTTTTTACTGCCTTTTATTAGCCGCAGTTTTCAAAAGGTGTACAAGACGGTATTTCTTGGCGCGGTCATTTCTTTAGCCATCGAAATTAGCCAAATCTTCACGTTATATCGGGCAACGGATATCAATGATCTTTTAGCAAATACAATCGGAACGCTAATCGGGTGGTGTTGTTTCAAACTTGTCGCTAAAATTTTCAAACTGCAAGCAACAGTAGAAGCACAAACCCGATTTTTACCTGTCATAGTTGTGGTCATTGCTTTTTTAAATGTATTTTTGAATGTTTAA